The Scyliorhinus canicula chromosome 21, sScyCan1.1, whole genome shotgun sequence region GAAGCCAGTGGCTTCCGACCAAACTGtagacatgattttcactgttCGGCAActtaaagagaaatgccaggagcaacatcaaccactctaatgtcctttagcgaTCTGACCAGAGTGTTTGACTCATTCAATCAGGAAGTTCTATGGAAGACCCGGTCAAAGGCCGGCCtgtgaaattcatcaacatccttcaACTCCTCCATGACAAGAAAGGTGTTTGCGACAGTCCTGACCGAAGGAAAGACCAAGACTGGAACGCGTGAAGACAGGAGTCAAGCAGGGATCGTGTGTCATcgcccccacccttttctccatcacCACCATTCTTCACCTCATCAAGAACAAGTttcttggggcggcacggtagtgcagtggttagcactgttgcttcacagctccaggatcccaggttcaattcccggcgtgtcactgtctgtgcggagtctgcatgttctcatgaGCATGAATGGCAAATGTTACAGGAAGCTTTGACAACAGCTCCAATGCTGACATATTTTTGATCATacaaagtgggcagcacagttgcttcatagctccaggttcgattcccagttcgggtcactgtctgtgcggagtctgcatgttctcttcaTGACTgcttgggcttcctctgggtgctccggtttcctcccacagtccaaagatatgcaggttaggtggattggctatgctaaattgtccttagtgtccaaaaagattgggtggggttatggcagtgttcttcaaaggcgggggcgcgacccgcgggtgggtgtcgggagggtcgcggagtcaTTGTCCGCTACCGCGCATtgtccgatcgcgcaaatccccgcgcagtagccggcttttcataacatcggctgcaagcagccgcgaacatgttaaaaaaaaaatttgcccaCATTGCACACGTGATCAGCACGCACATGCAAATGCGCGGATAATCGGGCACACATGCATAGtgtggccgctattttttttaaaaaaacggttgcagctttttgttttacaagttctgtcgtggtttttattgatttattttattcatttaatttctatttttttcatttaattttttgtacaagttcggggggggggggggggggggggggggggtttattcatttttttcatttattttactcatacaggaaaaaaattcagaactttggacagatggagactccatactttccgacaccagaaggcttcaccttcatccaacaggttccattggaggagcgtgtacgagggccaaagggactcaaaaccatttcctccatttttgttagcagcaaacaaggtaagagaaaatggtgggtcacgcaggtcggccggtgtgggtcgcgaatttcggccgggttgggtcccgaaggttggccggttggtaaaaatgggtccccggaaaaaaagtttgaagaacactgggttatggggatagggtggaggtgtgggcttggatggggtagTCTTTCCGAGGGACGGTGTAgattcgttgggccgaatggccttctcttgcactgtaaattctatgattctacaggcaggataggtggattggccatgctaaattgccccttaattggcatactctaaattatttttctaGAAAAGTTTGACACCTTTGcagaagcataccaaagaatcgATCTCAGCCTGAAGAGGGGTCAAAGTCCTTTCACAACCcaccccagggcaagatccagtctctccctccatcaagatcaatagAGAACCCTATCAAACGTGGAACATTTCCCCCGCCCGGGGAGCCACCTCTCACCAACAACGTGGAGCTCCACCATATCCAATCCACAAATGCCTCCTTTGGAAGCCTAAGGATGAGAGCCTTTGACAACCACAACATCAAGATCCTCGTGTACAAGTCAGCTGCCCTCCCAAGTTTTGTGTATGGCTCAGAAACTGGGACTAAATACAGACACCCCACCTCAAGgacctggagaggtaccatcaatgctTCCCAAGAGACTGATTCTCCACATCAACTGGGAGGACATGTGTACTAACATCAGCGTCCTTGgaagagccaagagcaccagcatcgaggccatgatcatccgaaacccCAGTTGGCCAgtcatgtgcttaggatgtcagagtcccgactgcgaAAGAAAATAATCTTTGagcagctcaaggaaggctcccaAACAAGAGGATGACAAAAGAAATGCTTCAATGACATCCTGAAAGCCTACCTCAAGAAGTGCAACACAGACATCgacgcctgggagacctttgctcagaagagaaacCTCTTgactgaagggacacaattcctcGAGGACACCAGGCGGCAAGAGGAATCCCAGAAAAGAGCCAGGGAAAGAAATACAGTGATCTAGAGGCCAAGAACCGATCGCACTGCCTGGAAACATCAAGTGTGTGgtcgaagatgcggctctaggatcaggctcatcagctatgcaaggacccacagaacccatgatcaGTAACAGTTTCTTAGgcggacaatcatactcgttagtgagTGATCGCCGAAGATGAAGACAACCCACCAATCTTCCTTCTGGCCAAAGCAGAGAATGTCAATTCAGCATCAAATTGGGGCAGCTGTATGTTGTGGACTTATACCGATTAACTGTTCAGAATGCTCACCCAATAAAAAGCAAAAATTCATTGAATGATGAACCAAGTGCGACCAAACATTTGTATACACAACAGACAAAGATTTGCACATGACACCCTCAAATCGAGATGAAAATCACACCCATGTCTTGTTTATTGCAGAACTCAATACATGAAAAGGACTCTTAATGCAAACAGGAAATGAAACTCCTGTCTTTGACCTCAACgctcctcactgtccaaggttCCAAACACTCCTTCCTGGTGAAGCACTGATTTACGTGCACTTCTTTCATTCTCAACCTCTGGATTTGTTGCTTAAAGTGGTCTTCACTACACTGGGGAGATCAAactcagactgggtgactgcATTGCAGAACACCTCCATTTTGTCTGTGAGCATGACCGAGCTTCTGGTGGCCTgacattttaattctccatcttGCACTGTCCTCTGCCTGCCGCACCATGAAGCTCAAGCTTGAATAACGGCACCTCAATTCTTCCATTTACAGTCCCCTGGACTCAGCACGAGTTTCAACAAGTTCAGACTGTAAACTTTATACTCCATTTTGTTTCCTTcggttttgttttctttcagtCAGCCGAATACCTGCTCTAGGCATATCTTTTGTCTCCTTTCTTTCCCCAAGGCCTCGGAGGACTAATGTTTGTCTCATTCATTCTCTGGTCGTCCACCCCGTTACATGTCTTCCTTTTTTGTCCTCGCCCCACCCACACGTTTCTCCAAAACCCATTATATCTTCAACTTTTCCCAGTTTTGCTGAAAGGTCAGGCCTGAAAGTTTCTCTTGaacagatgctgcctaacctgctgCGTTTTGCCcagtactttgcttttgtttTAGATTTTCAACACCTGCAGTATTCTGCTGAGAACAGCTTGGCAGAAGTGATATTAGCAGAAGACAACAGGAGGAACAATGATAGAAAACACAAATAAATGGCATATGCGATAAGCTGGAGGGGTGAGAGATGAGCAGGTAGAAAATAGGCAGAAATGGAAAAAAGTCTGAAAAATATCGAATCTCAGGAAACCATGGGACAATCACTAAATTCCACAGCTGAATTAAGTGCTATAACAGCTTACTATATGAAATATGCACCGAGTCCTGTTGGTACGGAATCTTTCTGCAAAGTTTACTGGGATCCACTTGTGGTGGACACAGTTCATCCCAATGAACATGTATACAACAACTACCAAGTCATGCAAATCAAAAACACTAATAGTACTGTAAGCATGGCTGATCCTCCTCTACTGCTTCCTGACTCCATATTTCGATGTGTATGCAGGAGTGTATTATAAACAAACAGCATGTACCATGTACTACAGAAGTTTCATATTACCAGCATGTGTCATTCTCAGTTATTACAAATGCCATCCCAGTATCTGCTGAATTGTAAACTGCATTGCATTAACACTTGAACTTGCCTTGTAGAATTTTCTCAAGTTCTCTTTTTGTGTTTGATTGATGACAGTCAGGACTCTTGCAATAGACTTGCGCACGACACGGCTAatggaggagaaaaaaaaatcatatcaGCCAATCACAAATCCTGCCAAACTTTGAGGTTAAAGGCAGCAGTCAATAGAAATGATGTACCACTTCAGCTCACATGGAGCTCGAACATTCACATGGACTGGCTAGGCTGAATTGCATGGTTCCGTGTTGCAATTCTGATGCATTTCTAAGTCCCTTAGGAAGCAGTGGTCCCATAAGGGCATGTACGTCACGCCAGTAAAGCAGAGCAGCAAAATCATTTAAAGGCTGGTACACTGTCACTCACTTTGAGCAAGGCTCCATAGCCCGTGCTTTGTACAGAGGGTAACTTTAATCACTAGTTTGTTCAAAAAAATTTACTGCACACTTACATTTTGGATAGCTTGGATGCAGCTCCTCCAGTTACCTTAGCAACACGGAGCTGGGAGAGTTCGACCTTAAGGTCATCCAGCTGTTTCAGTAGCTCCTCCTTTTTCTTGCCGCGCAGATCACGTGCCTTGATTTTTGCCTACATTTAATAAGAGTCACCACGTTAGTGTCACAAACAAAACCTCTAATCGGAGACAACACTCTACATTACAAACAAAATTCCAAACGTTTCAAATGCTATACAGAGTAAGGAGGCCCTTTGTTCCATCAAGTCAGTCAGTTAGATCATTGCCaatctgtacctcaactccaaCCCATTTTTAAATCCATACACAATATAGATAACTTTCCCTAACAAAAATAGTCAATCTCAGTTCTGAGAATATCGATTGACCCAGCATTCAGAGCCTttgaagcagtgagttccagatttcaatTACTAGCAATTAGGGcataataacttgcatttatatggcaagtTAACAAGTCAAACATCTTAAGACGCTGCCCAGCTTTACCAGGAAGGATCTAACATTGAGCCACATAAACGATAAGATGAGATGGTCAAAAGCTTATTCAAAAATGAGTCGCAAAGGAGGAAGTGATAAGACAAACGGAGAGGTTTAGGGGAGGAATTACAGAGCTGAAGGCCAAGGAAGACTGCTAAAGGGATGGCACcaattgaattttaaaatcaagattttGCTCAAGGGGAGCCACTGCAAGCACAGGTAAATTCGATATGGGCATGAAGTTTTGGATTATTTCAAACTTTATGAGGGTCCTGCAGGAGTGTTGGAATgctcaagtctagaggtaacagaTAGGTACGGACAGAATCAAGTGATGTTAGGCAGATAGAAAGGGTGGTcttagtgaaatgaaaaaaaaatgaaatgaaatgaaaatcacttattgtcacaagtaggcttcaaattaagttactgtgaaaagcccctagtcggcacattccggcacctgttcgtggaggctggtacgggaattgaactgtgctgctggcctgccttaaaagccagcgatttagccctgtgctaaaccagcccctagtgaagaCATGGATGTGGTGGGAACCTCATCTTGGGGCCAAATATGATACCAAAACTCTTGGACCACCCCTCAACTACCTAAACACTCGGAACGGAAGACAAGTTTTCAGAGCATGTCCTCCATTTAATTCTTTAATCTTAGTATTATTCTGATGGATAACACGGTTTCCCTTCCAACTTCAATAGATCCTTTCCACGATAGTAGTTCCTAACATTGAACGCAGTACTCGAGATAGGTCCAATCACAGCTTCCCTCTTTTAGGAGATAATAGCAACCAGCAATATTAAAGTTATCACTGTCACCAATGATCAGGAAGCTTATCCAAATCAACTGCATTAACATCAAGGCTATAAGAGCACATACAATGCACTGCCACTGTACTCTACACCCACTGGCAGCAAAAGGGACCAGCTTAGCTTAGTTGGCTGTAAAGCTGTattcagagcaaggccaacagcatggtttcaattcctgtaccagctgattATTCATGAgagaccccaccttctcaactttgcccctcgcttgaggtgtggtgaccctcaggttaaatcaccaccatctgttagaacatagaacagtacagcacagaacaggcccttcggccctcgatgttgtgccgagcaatgatcaccctactcaaccccatgtatccaccctatacccgtaacccaacaacccccccccccccctaaccttacttttaaggacactacgggcaatttagcacggccaatccacctaacccgcatatctttggaccgtgggaggaaaccggagcacccggaggaaacccacacacacacggggaggacgtgcagactccgcacagacagcgacccagccgggaaccgaacctgggaccctggagctgtgaagcatttatgctaaccaccatgctaccatgctgccccttcaaaCGTAAGTtctccccatcaaaggggaaaggCAGCCGGTGATGCTCTGACTTTACTCTGCACCCACTGGCAATTCTGTGTGGCTAAACAGTAGTTTAGATTCAATCTAACAATTTTCCCAACTTACTTTAACAATGCCTCTGTGGCCCTTTAATCTCTGCCAAGAGGTCTGGGAAAGGGACATTAACAACCTCCCCTCCCATATCACACACAATGTTGGGTATGTTGAACATACCCAACAGCATCTTGGGAGTGCACTGAGGCAGCAAACCCATCAGCTGCCCAGGATGGCAAGAGATGGGCACTAAAATAAAACACATCGCTGGCCACGATGGTACAATCATTTGAAATGAATAGaaatgggggcggatggagggggaTTGAGCAAAGCCGCGGGAAGAGCCGCAAACCCCTCCGGCCGGCCTATGAAGCCGAGCAGCAGAGGCTCACTGGGCGCAGGGAGAACCGTCCCAGCAGCACAGTCGCTCTCTTTCCAGAAAACCGGCCGCGGGGCCGCTGAGCCTCGACCGCCATCTtcagaggccggcagcggcctgtTGTCACCGAGACATCACCGCTTCCAACAGAACAAAAAAACCCACAAAGCATCACAAATAACCGCCTCGGCCGAGGGGATGGGGTCCGAGGGTCCACAAGAGGCGATTATGGCGGCCCTGCGGCAGATGGTTTGTTAGGATTGATCGGGATTGTCCCCGGCGCTGGGAACTCAGAAACGCCATCACTCTCACCATTGTCAGCGCAAGCGCAGGAAAGGACAGGCCCGGGGGCGGGGCCTGTATTTCCACGTGACCCGCGCTACCACTTCCCCTTAAtggaggggggctgcagaagcatGGGCAAGTCTAAATTCATGTTCAACCACACG contains the following coding sequences:
- the LOC119955434 gene encoding 60S ribosomal protein L35, with translation MAKIKARDLRGKKKEELLKQLDDLKVELSQLRVAKVTGGAASKLSKIRVVRKSIARVLTVINQTQKENLRKFYKGKKYKPLDLRPKKTRAMRRRLNKYEASLKTKKQQRKERLYPMRKFAVKA